From the Clostridia bacterium genome, the window TCTACATGCCACCACTGCGTGTCCGCCGGCAGTTCGCGCCACATGTGCCCGCGCCTGCGGAACAGCAGCGCCCGCCGTAGTGCATTTTCGGCAGCGTTGGTAATGTCTGCGTCCAGGACGAGGTGTTCGTATTTCTCGCGGTCGTTATGGAACTCGCCTTGGTAGAACTCGTTCCTCAGGAACTCGGAGATAACCTCCGGCTCGGTTACCCGGCGGATTATTTTCATGCTGCCGCCTCCAAGCCGATCTGCCGCTTACGGAAGAAGGGAATTGAGACTGCAATCAGCAGTACGACCATTAGCACCTGCTGAACCACTACGACCTCTCGAAGTGAGCCGTGGAAAAATGTGATACCGGCCATCACCAGGCCGCTAAACACCAACTGCAGCCACGCAGAGTTGGCGATCCTCCGGGACATCTCGTAGGCAATCAGCACAACGCTGAGAGCGTACCCGGCGGTTGAAGCCGCATACAGGCTCAGCAGTGAGTTCATCCCCTGCCCAACCGGTTCGAATCGCGCGCCAAACAAAACGCGCAGTATGAACTCCGGGAAGAACCCGAGCACGAGGATGAAGCCCAGGGAAATAACGGTGATAAATAGCAGTGGAATAATGAGGACCGTATGACTGCTCTCGGTTTTTGCTCCGGCTGAGATCGGGAACATGGCGCTAACGATAGACCACGAAGCGAAGTACAGCACGCGTCCGACCAGCGCGATGGCGGCATATACACCGGCTTCCTGCGGCGGGAAGAAGTGCTTCACCATCACAATATCGATGTTGTTGATAATTACCTGACCAACGAAGAACGTGATCGCCTGCATGCCTTCACGGAATGAAGCCGGGATGCCGGCCTTTGCCGGTCCTTCCAGCGCCGGTCCAACGCTCGGAACGAAGTACGCCAGGGCCACGGAGAGGGCTATGGCGGCCACTGCACCCAGCACTCCGTATCCAAGCAGCACCAGCAACACGGCCAAACTGAACTTTGTGACAGCCTCCAGGGCGAAGTTTCCGGCCAGCTTCGTAAACTGACACGTACCCTGCATAGCGCCGCGCTTCACCCCGAGCGGGATGTAAAACGCCATGCCGAATGCCAGGAGGGTGATGATGTGTCGAGACGGCAGTCGCAGGTATCCCGACAATAATCCACCGCTCAACGCTATTGCCGAGCCAAGTACCAACCCAACAATCCATGCACGCCGCCGCAGAGTTCTATACACGAAAGCCTTCGCCCCCGGCTCGCCGTTCCTTGCCACAAACTTCGCGCACACCATCTGGAATGAGAGCGTGATGGAAGAGACAAGCATGAGGAGCGTGACCGCGACAGCCGCGTGGCTGAACGACGCCGGACCCAGCATGCGCGCCACCGCGACGTTGTAGCCGAAGTTCAGCAGGCTCACGAAGGTCGAGCCTGTCAGCATCACTACGCTTCCGCTCAGCAGCTTTCGGTGGCCGGGCTGCGCCCGCAGCACTGCCACAGCGCCACGCCATCCTCGTGGCTTGTACCCGGACAGCACTGTCTCATTGATACTCATGCAGCCGCCTCAGAGTCTCCCTTCGTTTCTTTCCGCTGCTTCTTGTCCTTACGCGCACTCGTGTTTGGGAACGAAAGCGCCGAATCGAAGTGATGGCTTGGATAGAACTGGCGAACAGCGTTTGGAAGGAAACTGCTGAAACTGCGCACGGCGTCCGCCGCCGCTTCATAGATCTCGAACAGGCGATCGGTGCGCGTCAACTCCAGCACTACCGCCGCCTGTGGCGAGAGAGAGGAGAGCTTTAAATCTCCGTCGCGCTTTGCGGTCTCCGCCATGCAGTGCAGCAGAAGGTCAACGCCAGCGGCATCAATGTGCTTGACCTGGGATAGATCGAACACGATTTGCGGCCTATCCGATTCCAGAAACGGTTTCACTTCCTCCAGAACTGCGCGTGCATTTTTCATATTGAGCCGCTCAGGCATGCGCTTCACTACCACGGGCCTACTCGTTTCCATACCGCCTCACAGCCGCAAAGTTCGGGGAAAATCCATTGGAATCGGAAGCTTCCGCTTCGGGCAGAGACGCCGTACGCAGAGCAGTTGACGGGGTGCTAACCGCTTCCGGCAAATTTTCCGGAATCGTGCGTGCCGGAGTTTTAAATAATCCGGCGATGAAGGTTATGGGCAAGTAGAAAGCCAATCTGACCGCACTGGTTACAGTTCGTAACGGAGCACTGCCAGACGTGACACCAACCAGTTTCGGATCGCCAATCTGAACGTCGACTTTGCGGCGAAGGTTCGCGATCTGGCGAAATCCAACGACCGAATGGCTGACGTCGAGAGCTGCTCCCACTGAAGTGAATGGGAGTACGGTAGCGTTTTCAATGACGGTGCCGCAGTCCACCTCGGCGTGGTGCTCCAGAACGCTGCCCCGCGTTATTACCGACATGGCTCCTACGCGTGAACGCGCACCAATGAACGCCGGGGCCAGAACGCGAGCGCGCCGATGTACCCTGGCACCCTCGCCGGCCCAGACTCCTGGCTTGATCTCGGTGCCTTGAGGCCGAATAGACGCTGTTCCGGCGAAGGCATCCAGCGCAAGCCTGCGCAGGTCTGCCGCCGTCCGCAGGCGATTCACATAGCCTTGGACCCTGTACTCGTCACCTGGCACTCGAAACTGTCGCAGCTCGTGGCGGAAGAGGAATGCAGCGTCATTCCGCCGCAGAGCGCTGATGACAAAGCAATCCAGCGGTTCACCTTCCATGTCGCAGGCAGACGAAACTCGGCAGCCGCTGTCGACGTGCACCTGAATTAACTCTTCGTAATCAATCTCCGCGTATGGGCCAATTCGCACAACAACGACGGTTTCAGCTCCAGCCTGTGCTGCCTCGGCAAAAGCGTTTTCAGCCGCTCGCCAGAACTGCGGGCCAACTGCATGAACGAACTTCAAGTCTGGCCGCAATGCACCACGCGCCAGCGGCGCGGCAGAGTGCGGAACCTCGGTTACCACGGATGCACCCGTAATCCCGACACGCTCCAGGTGCCACAGCACGCGTTGCAACACAGGTTCGCCGAGCACATCGATCAGCGCGATCGGCACTTCCGCAATCCGCTCGGCTTCCAACTCAGCCGCACGCTCGGTCCGTCCGCCGATCAAAATGATTGCCTTTACATCCATGGAGCCCACCTCGGAGCAGCGGCGCGGAAGATTGCGGAACGCGCAGGAACCCAGGACGGAATGCGCCGGAAGCGCGATATCGGTTCCAGGGCCCGCGCACGTTTGTGCAGGTCGAAAGAGCGCAGGTACTGCCGTATGATCTGCGGCATGGTCATTCGCAGAGCGGCAGAGAAATTCTGTTCGGCCATCTCCCGCTGCAACTCAGGGGTGCGCAGCAGGTAGATCATCCGGTCCGCGAGAGCCTGAGGATCTCCTGTTTCGTAAAACAGGATCGCCAGGCCTTCGTCATCGGCCATCTCACGGAAGTCTTTGATGTCGGCGGAAAGGATTGGGACTCCGTATTCGCAAGCCAGGTGTGCAACTCCGCTTGACCCGGTTGCCGACGAGTAAGGCATTACCAGCACGGAAGCCGAACGGAACAGTTCCGGAATCTGATCTTCGTCAACATAGCCGGTGAACTTGATTTCCGAATTGTTCCTAAAGCGCGCCGCTACGGATTCGACGTAGCCAGGAGTTATAGGATGGTTCGATCCTGCGATCACCAGTGTTGCGTTCGGTATCTGCTCTCTAACTATGGCGAAGGCATCGAGCAGTTTTTCAAGGCGCTTATATGTGCCCCATTTCCCGAATGCCAGAATCCGGTGTTCTGGATTGCCCCGGCGGGAGTAGTCCGGCGCCTCAGGACGTGCCGACAGGATGCCGTGCGCGCGAAAATAAACATTGTCGCCCCGGTATCTTTCCATCAGCGTCCGCCGATAGGCTGGCAGCAGCACTGAAATCGAGTTCGACATCAACAACATGCGGGTTGCAACCGACCCCGCCATACGGTACACGTGGGGAAAGCTGACGCCTGCATCACTCAAATCGATATTGTCCATCAGGTGATGCAGCGTAACGTGCGTGTAGTAACCGGAAAGTCTCGTCAGCACCGGGATCGTCAGCCCGGAAAATGCGGCGAACGGGTTGTTGCCGAAGGTTGAAAACAGCAGGTTGAACCAGACGACGTCTGGCCGACAGTCGCGTATCGCACTCAGGAGTCGCAATGGATTCGTAAGGCTGTCAAAGGACCAGCAGCGCCGAACCTCAAACTCCTCAACATCGGCAGCGCTCCAAGTCCGCGCGTTCTCGTGCGATGGCTCGAGCTGAGCTGCCGGTAGCTCGTCAGCCAGTACTGTCAGGCTGAGCAGCGGATCGCGCTGAAGCTCTCGCGCTATGTGATACCCGTACTCGTTCAGCCCCCGTCTGCTTGGCGGAAACGCTGTGACCAGACAAATTTTCATTGGGCCCCTCTGGCCTTAAAACAGCGACAGGCGCACTACTGGACGAATAATCGCCTGATCGCGGCCAGTAAAATTCATAAAATTGGCGTTTTGAATCCCGAATGAGATCCGCAGCGGATACTCGACGGGAAGCTCGCCTGTTCCATCGTTGTAGTTACGACG encodes:
- a CDS encoding oligosaccharide flippase family protein, whose protein sequence is MSINETVLSGYKPRGWRGAVAVLRAQPGHRKLLSGSVVMLTGSTFVSLLNFGYNVAVARMLGPASFSHAAVAVTLLMLVSSITLSFQMVCAKFVARNGEPGAKAFVYRTLRRRAWIVGLVLGSAIALSGGLLSGYLRLPSRHIITLLAFGMAFYIPLGVKRGAMQGTCQFTKLAGNFALEAVTKFSLAVLLVLLGYGVLGAVAAIALSVALAYFVPSVGPALEGPAKAGIPASFREGMQAITFFVGQVIINNIDIVMVKHFFPPQEAGVYAAIALVGRVLYFASWSIVSAMFPISAGAKTESSHTVLIIPLLFITVISLGFILVLGFFPEFILRVLFGARFEPVGQGMNSLLSLYAASTAGYALSVVLIAYEMSRRIANSAWLQLVFSGLVMAGITFFHGSLREVVVVQQVLMVVLLIAVSIPFFRKRQIGLEAAA
- a CDS encoding STAS domain-containing protein codes for the protein METSRPVVVKRMPERLNMKNARAVLEEVKPFLESDRPQIVFDLSQVKHIDAAGVDLLLHCMAETAKRDGDLKLSSLSPQAAVVLELTRTDRLFEIYEAAADAVRSFSSFLPNAVRQFYPSHHFDSALSFPNTSARKDKKQRKETKGDSEAAA
- a CDS encoding glycosyltransferase, translating into MKICLVTAFPPSRRGLNEYGYHIARELQRDPLLSLTVLADELPAAQLEPSHENARTWSAADVEEFEVRRCWSFDSLTNPLRLLSAIRDCRPDVVWFNLLFSTFGNNPFAAFSGLTIPVLTRLSGYYTHVTLHHLMDNIDLSDAGVSFPHVYRMAGSVATRMLLMSNSISVLLPAYRRTLMERYRGDNVYFRAHGILSARPEAPDYSRRGNPEHRILAFGKWGTYKRLEKLLDAFAIVREQIPNATLVIAGSNHPITPGYVESVAARFRNNSEIKFTGYVDEDQIPELFRSASVLVMPYSSATGSSGVAHLACEYGVPILSADIKDFREMADDEGLAILFYETGDPQALADRMIYLLRTPELQREMAEQNFSAALRMTMPQIIRQYLRSFDLHKRARALEPISRFRRIPSWVPARSAIFRAAAPRWAPWM